From Pseudomonas sp. AN-1:
CGCTGCCAAGAATGCCGCAGTAGCCAAGTGAGGGTTAAGCAATGATCAAGCATTGGATCAACGGCCGTGAGGTCGAGAGCAAAGAAGTCTTCGAGAACCTGAACCCGGCTACCGGCGAAGTGATCTGCGAAGTGGCCAGCGGCGGCGCCGAGGAAATCGCCCAGGCCGTGGCTGCGGCCAAGGAAGCCTTCCCGAAGTGGGCCAACACCCCGGCCAAGGAACGCGCCCGCCTGATGCGCAAGCTGGGTGAGCTGATCGACCAGAACGTGCCGAAGCTGGCCGAGCTGGAGACCCTGGACACCGGTCTGCCGATCCACCAGACCAAGAACGTGCTGATCCCGCGCGCCTCGCACAACTTCGAGTTCTTCGCCGAGGTCTGCACCAACATGAACGGTCACACCTACCCGGTGGACGACCAGATGCTCAACTACACCCTGTACCAGCCGGTCGGCGTGTGTGGCCTGGTGTCGCCGTGGAACGTGCCGTTCATGACCGCCACCTGGAAGACCGCGCCGTGCCTGGCGCTGGGCAACACCGCGGTGCTGAAGATGTCCGAGCTGTCGCCGCTGACCGCCAACGAGCTGGGCCGCCTGGCCCTGGAGGCCGGCATCCCGGCCGGCGTGCTCAACGTGGTGCAGGGCTACGGCGCCACCGCCGGCGACGCCCTGGTCCGCCACAACGACGTGCGCGCCATCTCCTTCACCGGCGGCACCGCCACCGGCAAGAAGATCATGGAAACCGCCGGCCTGAAGAAGTACTCCATGGAACTGGGCGGCAAGTCGCCGGTGCTGATCTTCGACGACGCCGATCTGGATCGCGCCCTCGACGCCGCGCTGTTCACCATCTTCTCGCTGAACGGCGAGCGCTGCACCGCAGGCTCGCGGATCTTCATCCAGGAAACCGTCTACGACAAGTTCGTCGCCGAGTTCGCCGCCCGCGCCAAGCGCCTGATCGTCGGCGATCCGCAGGATCCGAAGACCCAGGTCGGCTCGATGATCACCAAGGCGCACTACGACAAGGTGACCGGCTACATCAAGATCGGCATGGAAGAGGGCGCCAACCTGGTCGCCGGTGGCCTGGAGCGTCCGGCCAACCTGCCGGCCCACCTGGCCAAGGGCAACTTCATCCAGCCGACCGTGTTCGCCGACGTCGACAACCGCATGCGCATCGCCCAGGAAGAGATCTTCGGCCCGGTGGTCTGCCTGCTCAAGTTCAAGGACGAGGCCGAGGCCCTGCGCCTGGCCAACGACGTCGAGTACGGCCTGGCCTCCTACATCTGGACCCAGGACATCGGCAAGGCCCACCGCTTGGCCCGCGGCATCGAGGCCGGCATGGTGTTCATCAACAGCCAGAACGTGCGCGACCTGCGTCAGCCGTTCGGCGGCGTGAAGGCCTCGGGTACCGGTCGCGAAGGCGGCGAGTACAGCTTCGAGGTGTTCGCCGAGATCAAGAACGTGTGCATCTCCATGGGCAGCCACCACATCCCGCGCTGGGGCGTCTGAGGCAGCCACTAGCGACCGTCTGACGGTCGCCCGCGTCGGAACGGGCAGCTCCCCTCGGGGACTGCCCGTTTTCGGCCATGCACCCCCGAATCATCGCCGCGTGCGCCGCGCGCATGAGGCCGCAAGGAGAATCGTCATGGGCAAACTTGCTCTGGCTGCCAAGATCACCCACGTTCCCTCCATGTACCTGTCCGAGCTGCCCGGCCCGCGCCAGGGCTTCCGCAAGGCGGCCATCGACGGCCACATCGAGATCGCCCGCCGCTGCCGCGAGCTGAACGTGGACACCATCGTGGTGTTCGACACCCACTGGCTGGTCAACGCCAACTACCACATCAACTGCGGTCCGCACTTCAAGGGCCTGTACACCAGCAACGAGCTGCCGCACTTCATCAGCAACATGGAGTACGAGTTCCCCGGCAACCCGGAGCTGGGCCGCCTGCTGGCCGCCGAGGCC
This genomic window contains:
- the hpaE gene encoding 5-carboxymethyl-2-hydroxymuconate semialdehyde dehydrogenase, which produces MIKHWINGREVESKEVFENLNPATGEVICEVASGGAEEIAQAVAAAKEAFPKWANTPAKERARLMRKLGELIDQNVPKLAELETLDTGLPIHQTKNVLIPRASHNFEFFAEVCTNMNGHTYPVDDQMLNYTLYQPVGVCGLVSPWNVPFMTATWKTAPCLALGNTAVLKMSELSPLTANELGRLALEAGIPAGVLNVVQGYGATAGDALVRHNDVRAISFTGGTATGKKIMETAGLKKYSMELGGKSPVLIFDDADLDRALDAALFTIFSLNGERCTAGSRIFIQETVYDKFVAEFAARAKRLIVGDPQDPKTQVGSMITKAHYDKVTGYIKIGMEEGANLVAGGLERPANLPAHLAKGNFIQPTVFADVDNRMRIAQEEIFGPVVCLLKFKDEAEALRLANDVEYGLASYIWTQDIGKAHRLARGIEAGMVFINSQNVRDLRQPFGGVKASGTGREGGEYSFEVFAEIKNVCISMGSHHIPRWGV